A part of Terriglobus roseus genomic DNA contains:
- a CDS encoding TolC family protein, with protein MADARPLTGESVETRNRAAWVAMERMTQHDRASGLHCLPRRWTLSAAAVLSLMLPLGAVAQATSTAPGTNDHTASGVSTVQGAEQIFSSVPQAAGSTQVTQQDFKGSLIDGKATDGVLDLTLDDAIQRGFRTNLGLILQGAQTQTVNGQKLQALQALLPTVTGSASYTVEQVNLAAYGLTFPGLNPIIGPFQVFDFRAYLSQSLVNVSSIQKYIAAKHNFQGAKLTAEDARNMVVLTIGNAYLLCIADQARIDAAVAERANAKVSLDQATAAHDAGTSPKLDVLRARVDYQNADQQVIQTQNNLEKDKLSLARAIGLPLDQKFRIADAAPFSAATPTTPEQAFADAQKNRKDLQASAERVKGAQSQKSAAKAEYYPTVDFNGDFGDLGTTPAHSHGTYTATGQVSVPVLQIARTQGDIQVADANLKTAQARYSDQVQQINADVRDALLDIEAAEKLVEATKSNVDLANEALSEAQQRFRAGVADNLAVSDAQSQTEQANNQYISALYQHNIAKLSLARAVGYAGTNYKQALQLGGK; from the coding sequence ATGGCCGACGCCCGACCACTGACCGGCGAGTCAGTGGAGACGAGGAACCGAGCCGCTTGGGTCGCAATGGAGCGTATGACGCAACACGATCGAGCCTCAGGCTTACACTGCCTCCCGCGGCGCTGGACACTGTCCGCGGCGGCGGTTCTCTCGCTGATGCTGCCGCTCGGAGCCGTTGCCCAGGCAACGAGCACAGCGCCGGGCACCAACGACCACACCGCTAGCGGAGTTTCCACCGTTCAGGGCGCGGAGCAGATTTTCAGCTCTGTCCCACAGGCCGCCGGCAGCACGCAGGTAACACAACAGGACTTCAAGGGATCACTCATCGATGGCAAGGCCACCGATGGTGTGCTGGATCTGACGCTGGACGATGCAATCCAGCGCGGCTTTCGCACGAACCTGGGCCTGATCCTGCAAGGTGCACAGACACAGACGGTGAATGGTCAGAAGCTGCAGGCATTGCAAGCTCTTCTACCGACTGTCACCGGCTCGGCTTCCTACACGGTGGAGCAGGTCAATCTTGCCGCCTATGGTTTGACCTTTCCGGGACTGAACCCGATTATTGGTCCCTTCCAGGTCTTTGACTTCCGCGCGTACCTTTCGCAGTCGCTGGTGAATGTGAGCAGCATTCAGAAGTACATTGCTGCGAAACATAATTTTCAGGGCGCGAAGCTAACCGCCGAAGACGCACGCAACATGGTGGTGCTGACCATCGGCAATGCTTACCTTCTCTGCATTGCGGATCAGGCACGCATCGACGCAGCTGTCGCGGAACGTGCGAATGCAAAAGTCTCTCTCGATCAGGCTACTGCAGCGCATGACGCTGGCACCAGCCCCAAGCTGGATGTACTGCGCGCACGCGTTGACTATCAGAATGCCGATCAGCAGGTTATCCAGACGCAGAACAATCTGGAGAAGGACAAGCTGAGCCTGGCTCGCGCCATTGGCCTTCCGCTGGATCAGAAGTTTCGCATTGCCGATGCGGCTCCTTTCTCGGCTGCAACGCCCACCACGCCAGAACAGGCGTTTGCCGATGCACAGAAGAACCGCAAGGATCTACAGGCATCCGCAGAGCGTGTGAAGGGTGCGCAATCGCAGAAGTCCGCGGCGAAGGCTGAATATTACCCGACCGTTGACTTTAACGGCGACTTCGGTGACCTGGGCACGACGCCCGCTCACTCGCATGGCACCTACACCGCAACAGGACAGGTCTCTGTTCCCGTTTTGCAGATTGCACGTACGCAGGGCGACATTCAGGTGGCGGACGCCAACCTGAAGACCGCGCAGGCTCGCTATTCCGATCAGGTGCAGCAGATCAACGCGGATGTTCGCGATGCGCTGTTGGACATTGAAGCGGCGGAAAAGCTGGTGGAAGCCACCAAGTCCAACGTGGACCTTGCGAACGAAGCTCTTAGCGAAGCACAGCAGCGCTTCCGTGCTGGTGTGGCAGATAACCTTGCCGTCTCCGATGCGCAGTCGCAGACCGAACAGGCGAACAACCAGTACATTAGCGCGCTGTATCAGCACAACATTGCAAAGCTTTCATTGGCGCGCGCCGTCGGCTACGCCGGAACGAATTACAAACAAGCTCTTCAACTCGGAGGAAAGTGA